The genomic region TCTTTTAAGGTCTTcaatttgattgtataaaatttagGACTAATTTACAAATATGACAAAACATGCCCAAAACCACGTCTCGACCACGCGAAAATCATGTCACGACGTCATCTGGTAAGGGTCCCTTGTCTCAACGACGCGATAGGGGCATCCCAGCATCAAACCCTCGTCCCGACGACATGCGAACGTCGTCTTGACGAGCCCTGCAACTTTTGCAGCAAACAGACCTGCAGTTTGCTAAACCAACTTTTGGACACTTCTGCACTTATCATTTCAATTATTAAAGGTCTAAACTCAATCCGAACAAGTTATAATACATCCATACATCAAATAGAACATGCCCACATACACCATAGTATATTTTAGCCAAATTTGACATATCATGTAACCATCATACTAGCAACCATACTTTCACTCCAAGAAATCACTACTTAACACGCCAAACCGCTAGTCCAAGAAATTATTAGGGGTCACAAATGATCCCGCTTAAAGCCTAGCTTCTTAAACAAAATCTTCCTAAAGAACACCAAAAGTTTAACAAGGTGCAATAAATTACATCTACGTTCTTAGACACTGTTGAGATTTGGCCTGCATTGCAACAAAGAACCAAAGAAGAAGATTGAAAGCAAGTCGCACTTGAAGCGTAATTGGTGGCAGCAGCTAATTCAGTTCATTTTGACTATTTTGTTTCAATGTAACTTAGTTTAGTTACTTTGCAACTTGTTGCCAAAGTTAGTAGGATTTGTTTTTTGATTTGAAGTTGATGTAGTAGCTGATATGTCAGCTTACTTGTGTTTGTAATTCAATCTTGTATTAGTAGATTAGTGGGAGTAGTTAGCTCATTAGGTAATAGTCATTTTGACTTATAAACTTTgtattttagttctcaaaaaataaatgaagaatgcTGCTGATTTTATCATCCAAGTGTGTGCTCAAGTTCACTCTCTCTTGCTCTCGGTTTCATTTTTGTTCTTAAGCAAATTTATAGTTGTTTGTATATTGTTGCTGCTAACTTTGTTCTAACAAATGGTATCAAGAGCCTAAGTCTTTGAGGGCCTTCTCTTGTAGTTTGTTGTTTGAGATTTTAAGCTTAAGAAAGTAGGAAACCAAAGCTGTTGAACTTGTTGTTTGTAGGATGAGCTTCACACCTCCTCCACCACTGTTTTCCTTTGGTGAGAACTACCACATTTGGGTGGTAAAATGAAGACTTACCTTCGGCACATGATCTGTGGAGTGTAGTGGAGAATGATGCCGAGCCACCTCCCTTGAGAGCCAATCCCACCATTGCTCGGATGAGGCAAGATCTTGAGGAGACGCCAAGAAGCCAAAAGCTATGGCTGTTTGCAAAATGGAGTGTCGGCGTGATCTTCACTCGCATTATGGCATGTGACTCACCTAAGCAAGCTTGGGACAGGTTGAAGGAAGAGTTCATGGGGTCCGAGAAGACCAGCAGAACAGTTGATCAATTTGAGGAGAGACTTGAGAACCTCAAGATGAAGGAGGTTGAGTCTATCAAGCAATATTCGATCGAATTATGACCACTGCAACAATGATGTCAGTTGCTTGGTGATGATTTTGCTGAAAGCGTGGTTGTTGAGAAGGTGATCACTACCCTTCCGAAAGGTTTGAGTCCAAAATCTCCTCATTAGAGGACTCGAGAGACCTTACCACTATTTCTTTGTCTCGAGCTTGTGAATTCACTCTATGCCTTGGAGCGAGGAGGGCCAATAGGCAAGAAGAGCACTCGAGGGGCCTTCCAAGCAAAGGCCGAGAGAGCTCCAATTCAAGTCGAAAAGCAAAAAGCCTTGGCTTGAGAAAAGGAGAAGTCGAGAAGAGATTCAAGCGGAGAAGTTACCCACCATGCACTCACTGCAAGAGGACCACACATTCGAGAAGTTCATTGGAGAAGACCGGATGTTCAATGTTGGAAATGCAAACAATTTGGTTATGTTGAGAAGCTTTGCGGGAATAAAGGCAAAGTACCAACACAACAAGATCGAGCACGAGTTGTTGAAGATGTTCCATTCGGGAGGAGCATGTCTTGATGCATCTTGCCTTACAACCACGAAGCGAGCCAAGTGCGGTTGGCTAGTGGATAGTGGTGCTTTCGCATCATATGGCGGTGATGTGAGTCTGTTTAAAGAACTTGATAGGAGTTTCAGCTCGAGGATCAGGATTGGGAATGGAAACCTGATTGAAGCTAGAGGCAAGGGAGATGTGTTAATCAGCTCTAGTTCGGGTAACAAGCTAATTTCAGATGTTTTGTATGTGCCCGATATTGATCAGAACTTGTTAAGTGTTGGTCAGTTGGTTGAGAAGGGCTACTCATTGATTTTTAAGAATGGTTCTTGTGTCATCAAGGATTTTCTTGGGCAAGAAACTGCCACAGTTCCTATGGCTGACAAATGTTTCATGTTGGATGTTAGCCAACTTGAGAAGAAGGCTTATTCGAGCCAGAGTGAGAGTGCTGGTCTATGGCACAAGAGGCTAGGCCATGTTAACTTCAAGTCACTCGATCTGTTGCATAGACTTGGTTTGGCAAAGGATATGACCAAGGTTGAGCCATTAGAAGGTGTTTGTGATGTATGTCACTTGCAAGCAAGCAAGAAAGCCATTTCTGTCGATCAAGCCCGGAGAGCTCGAGAGAAGCTTGAGCTAGTGCATTCGACATTTGTGGCCCGATGAAGACTCCTTCATTAAATGGGAGTAAGTACTTTGTCCTTTTCATTGATGATCGACTAGATTTTGCTGGATTTTCTTCCCAAATGAAGTCGATGTGTTTGAAGCATTTGCAAGTTCAAAGCTTTGGTGAAAACCAAGTTGGATGTAGGATCAAAACATTAAGGATGCATAATGGGGTGAGTATTTGTCTGAGAGATTCAAGAGGCTATGTGAGCAGGTGGGATCCAACATCACCGACCACGCCTACACTCCTCAACAAAATGGAGTGTGTGAGAGGAAGAATAGAACTGTGATGGATATGGCTAGGTGCTTGTTGTTTCAAAGCAAGCTTCCTAACTCCTTTTGGGCTGAGGTCATCAATAGCTCAGTGTACTTGCTCAACAAGCTTCCAACACATCTTTGTCAAAGTCAAGACACCCTTCAAGCATGGCATGGACTTAAGCCAACAAAGGTCTCATTTGAAGATCTTTGG from Gossypium arboreum isolate Shixiya-1 chromosome 1, ASM2569848v2, whole genome shotgun sequence harbors:
- the LOC128280758 gene encoding uncharacterized protein LOC128280758, with product MRQDLEETPRSQKLWLFAKWSVGVIFTRIMACDSPKQAWDRLKEEFMGSEKTSRTVDQFEERLENLKMKELLGDDFAESVVVEKARRALEGPSKQRPRELQFKSKSKKPWLEKRRSREEIQAEKLPTMHSLQEDHTFEKFIGEDRMFNVGNANNLVMLRSFAGIKAKYQHNKIEHELLKMFHSGGACLDASCLTTTKRAKCGWLVDSGAFASYGGDVSLFKELDRSFSSRIRIGNGNLIEARGKGDVLISSSSGNKLISDVLYVPDIDQNLLSVGQLVEKGYSLIFKNGSCVIKDFLGQETATVPMADKCFMLDVSQLEKKAYSSQSESAGLWHKRLGHVNFKSLDLLHRLGLAKDMTKVEPLEGVCDVCHLQASKKAISVDQARRAREKLELVHSTFVAR